One window of the Takifugu rubripes chromosome 13, fTakRub1.2, whole genome shotgun sequence genome contains the following:
- the neto2a gene encoding neuropilin and tolloid-like protein 2, which translates to MHRAWILFFLIEEGFALAQRTKDSLIEHGSQSPNQNDCGTWVRNINGGVFTSPNYPNTYPPNKECVYILEALPRQRIQLAFDKNYYVEPSFECRFDHIEIRDGPFGFSPLIDRFCGGKNPGLVTSTGRFMWIKFTSDEELEGLGFRIKYTFIADPDFHLHVGGLLNPIPDCQFEISGWDGVIRSSQVEDEERVKPGDALDCIWTIRAPPQSKIYLRFMEYQMEHSNECKKNFVAVYDGSSAIENLKAKFCSTVANDVMLDNGVGVVRMWADEKSRLSRFRMLFTSFVDPPCSANTFFCHSNMCINNSLVCNGVQNCVYPWDENHCKEKRSKGLFHQITKTHGTVIGVSSGIVLVLLIISILVQMKQPRKKVVARRPGVFNKAGFQEVFDPPHYELFSLRDKEMSSDLADLSEELDSFHKLRRSSTMSRCVHEHHCGSQGSVATGGSSMKHSRTTLSSMELSYHNDFSKPPPMKTFNSTASYKKSCYGYKQHTQTHDCDQQVIEDRVTEEIPCEIYGRGGGGAGGGATGGIAMGGGPSGIAGGGIAGPVGITGGVAMGGGIGIAGGVSMVGPSGIAGGIGGMGGACGTLSIRGNSARNSTTIVDPQQRSISMDF; encoded by the exons CGTGGATACTCTTCTTTCTAATAGAGGAGGGTTTTGCTCTGGCACAGAGAACTAAAG ATTCTCTGATCGAACATGGCAGCCAGAGCCCCAACCAGAACGACTGTGGCACATGGGTCCGCAACATCAACGGTGGCGTGTTCACGTCGCCGAACTACCCCAACACATATCCGCCTAACAAAGAATGCGTTTACATCCTGGAAG CCCTCCCCAGACAGAGGATTCAGCTGGCGTTTGACAAGAATTACTACGTCGAGCCCTCCTTTGAGTGCCGCTTCGATCATATCGAGATCCGCGATGGACCCTTTGGGTTCTCCCCGCTTATTGACCGTTTCTGTGGCGGAAAGAATCCAGGCCTGGTTACGTCAACGGGACGTTTCATGTGGATCAAGTTCACCAGTGACGAAGAGCTGGAAGGCCTCGGCTTCCGCATCAAATACACCTTCATCGCTG ACCCTGATTTCCATCTGCACGTGGGCGGACTGCTAAACCCCATCCCAG ACTGCCAGTTTGAAATCAGTGGATGGGACGGGGTTATTCGCTCCAGTCAGGTGGAGGACGAAGAGCGAGTGAAACCTGGTGATGCTCTGGACTGTATCTGGACTATCAGAGCCCCTCCTCAGTCCAAG ATCTACCTGCGCTTCATGGAGTACCAGATGGAGCACTCTAATGAATGTAAGAAGAATTTTGTGGCCGTATATGATGGCAGCAGTGCCATTGAAAACCTCAAAGCCAAGTTTTGTAGCACTGTGGCCAATGATGTGATGCTGGATAATGGCGTGGGAGTCGTGCGGATGTGGGCTGATGAGAAGAGCCGACTGAGCCGGTTCCGAATGCTCTTCACCTCATTTGTCGACC CTCCCTGTTCAGCCAATACATTCTTCTGCCACAGCAACATGTGTATTAATAATTCCCTGGTGTGCAATGGAGTTCAGAACTGCGTCTACCCATGGGATGAAAACCATTGCAAAG agaAGCGATCGAAGGGCCTTTTCCATCAGATCACTAAGACCCATGGTACTGTCATTGGCGTCTCTTCAGGCATAGTTCTTGTTCTTCTAATTATTTCCATCTTGGTCCAGATGAAGCAGCCAAGAAAAAAG gttGTAGCTCGCCGCCCTGGTGTTTTCAACAAGGCGGGTTTCCAGGAGGTCTTTGACCCGCCCCACTATGAGCTCTTCTCCCTGCGGGACAAAGAAATGTCTTCAGATTTGGCTGACCTGTCTGAAGAACTGGACAGCTTCCACAAGCTGCGGCGGTCCTCCACTATGTCCCGCTGTGTTCACGAACACCACTGCGGCTCACAAGGCTCAGTGGCCACAGGTGGCAGCAGCATGAAACACAGCCGCACCACGCTGAGCTCCATGGAGCTCTCCTACCACAATGACTTCTCCAAGCCGCCACCCATGAAGACTTTTAACTCCACAGCCAGCTACAAGAAGAGCTGCTATGGTTACAAGcagcacacacaaactcacGATTGTGACCAACAGGTCATTGAGGACCGGGTCACAGAGGAGATCCCATGTGAGATCTATGGGCGtggcggaggaggagcgggtgggggggcaacaggTGGAATAGCTATGGGTGGAGGGCCATCAGGAATAGCAGGTGGAGGGATTGCAGGACCAGTAGGGATAACGGGAGGCGTAGCAATGGGGGGAGGAATAGGCATTGCTGGAGGGGTGAGTATGGTGGGGCCCAGTGGCATTGCCGGAGGTATTGGTGGTATGGGAGGAGCCTGTGGAACCCTAAGTATCCGTGGCAACAGCGCTCGTAACAGCACCACCATAGTTGACCCGCAGCAGCGCTCCATATCCATGGACTTCTAA